The genomic window taatctcctttctccaataccatatttagtaccttggttactcggtggatactatgtatctgatgtaacattaaaacgattctttgtattgcactttatattaccttttgtaggttgcattctaattgtattacacatcttctatttacatttaaatggttctagtaaccctgcaggtattgattccgcacttaaagtagccttctatcctcatatgttaatgaccgatgctaaatgtctatcctatctaattggtttaattttcttacaaacggcttttggtttgattgaattatcgcacccagataactccataccagtgaaccggtttgtaactccgcttcatatcgtacctgaatggtactttttagcatattatgcggtgttaaaagtaatcccatccaaaaccggtggtttgttagtatttatgtcctctctcattaacttagctcttttatctgaaattcgagctt from Besnoitia besnoiti strain Bb-Ger1 chromosome Unknown contig00122, whole genome shotgun sequence includes these protein-coding regions:
- a CDS encoding cytochrome b (encoded by transcript BESB_022060), coding for MMVMKSTRELGSGITLAFRYTSEASCAFASVQHLVREVAAGWEFRMLHATTASFVFLCILIHMSRGMYNSSYSYLTTAWMSGLVLYLLTIATAFLGYVLPWGQMSFWGATVITNLLSPIPYLVPWLLGGYYVSDVTLKRFFVLHFILPFVGCILIVLHIFYLHLNGSSNPAGIDSALKVAFYPHMLMTDAKCLSYLIGLIFLQTAFGLIELSHPDNSIPVNRFVTPLHIVPEWYFLAYYAVLKVIPSKTGGLLVFMSSLINLALLSEIRALNTRMLIRQHFMTRNVVSGWFWIADHLYRDDSYL